A window from Dehalobacter sp. DCA encodes these proteins:
- the larC gene encoding nickel pincer cofactor biosynthesis protein LarC, with protein sequence MKVIYYDCFSGISGDMNLGAMLDLGVPEDHLLAELAKLQINEQYTMNIRSESKHGIEGTRVEITVEDSVSHHSGQQARTLADITKMIRESDFSAAVKDRSIRTFAILADAEARVHGIKAEQVHFHEVGAVDAILDIVGSAVCLEYLQADRIVASSVELGGGFVRCEHGLLPVPAPAVTELLQGVPVKTGIVPFETTTPTGAAILAANVQEYTDNADIIIQRTGYGIGRRDLEIPNILRVYLGERAEKTAPGFRQQERQWMLETNIDDMNPEFYEYIEEKMVAAGALDVFKTPVIMKKGRPGSKLSALVNKEGISAVGEVILRETSAIGLRSYPVEKTMLRRENMLVQTRHGPVNVKCSYLDAERIKSKPEYEDCKRLAREHDLPLSEIYAEVYRLLPKGNRSRALDQERKN encoded by the coding sequence ATGAAAGTAATCTATTATGACTGTTTCAGCGGCATAAGTGGAGATATGAATCTCGGAGCGATGCTCGATCTTGGCGTCCCAGAGGATCATCTGCTCGCTGAGCTGGCTAAACTTCAAATCAATGAGCAATATACAATGAACATCCGTTCTGAAAGCAAACATGGAATTGAAGGCACACGCGTAGAGATAACGGTTGAAGACTCCGTGAGCCACCATTCCGGCCAGCAGGCGAGAACGTTGGCTGATATCACTAAAATGATCAGGGAAAGTGATTTTTCAGCAGCTGTGAAAGACAGAAGCATCCGGACATTTGCCATTCTGGCGGATGCGGAAGCAAGGGTTCATGGAATAAAGGCCGAGCAAGTCCATTTTCATGAGGTCGGGGCTGTGGATGCGATTCTTGATATTGTCGGGTCGGCTGTTTGCCTGGAATACTTGCAAGCTGACAGGATCGTCGCTTCCAGTGTGGAACTTGGTGGTGGATTTGTGCGCTGTGAGCACGGCCTGCTTCCAGTTCCGGCACCAGCCGTAACAGAGCTGCTCCAGGGTGTCCCGGTAAAGACCGGAATCGTGCCTTTTGAGACGACGACGCCTACAGGAGCGGCTATTCTGGCTGCGAATGTTCAAGAATATACGGACAATGCGGATATAATCATTCAGCGGACCGGTTATGGGATTGGCCGGCGGGATTTGGAAATACCCAATATTCTACGGGTGTATCTTGGGGAGAGAGCGGAAAAGACTGCTCCCGGATTCAGACAGCAGGAAAGACAGTGGATGCTGGAAACGAATATTGATGATATGAATCCGGAGTTCTATGAATATATTGAAGAAAAGATGGTTGCTGCCGGAGCCCTGGACGTCTTTAAAACGCCGGTGATCATGAAGAAGGGGCGACCGGGGTCAAAATTAAGCGCTTTAGTCAACAAGGAAGGGATTTCAGCTGTCGGGGAAGTTATTTTGCGGGAAACATCGGCGATTGGCTTGCGCAGTTATCCAGTTGAAAAAACGATGCTCCGCCGGGAGAATATGCTGGTGCAGACCCGGCACGGTCCGGTCAACGTAAAATGTTCTTATTTGGATGCGGAAAGAATCAAATCGAAACCTGAATATGAAGACTGTAAAAGACTTGCCAGGGAGCATGACCTTCCCTTAAGCGAAATCTATGCTGAGGTTTACAGGCTGCTGCCCAAAGGCAATCGATCCAGAGCTTTAGATCAAGAGAGGAAGAACTGA
- a CDS encoding methyl-accepting chemotaxis protein — MMNAVRNKKTVSQNVPRTVYGQRLIIVAMPIIDDTDNIFGTFSVFLPKLHPVAAAFKDFAPVLAEMFDEGSVIYMTDLTQVVYRQASRKFDISSLPVGHIIQEEDVASRTIKTKKPISEESGAEIYGFPVLETNYPLFDEDNPDEIVASLGVIIPKKTAAHLRIISGNLEDGLSAISAAIEELAAEATSIHSNEQNLNNNIKEIIGLSEEINKVSVFIKEIADETKMLGLNAAIEAARAGESGRGFGVVAEEIRKLSEQSKSTVPRIQELTDTIKAKVNDAGDMSKSSLHASQEQAAATEQVTASIEEITAMCGELNEMAKTL, encoded by the coding sequence ATGATGAATGCAGTGCGTAATAAAAAAACAGTCTCACAGAATGTTCCTCGGACCGTCTATGGTCAACGGCTCATCATTGTTGCTATGCCAATTATTGATGATACCGACAATATTTTTGGTACATTTTCTGTTTTTTTACCGAAATTACACCCTGTGGCTGCTGCCTTTAAGGATTTTGCCCCTGTTTTGGCTGAAATGTTCGATGAAGGTTCGGTTATTTACATGACGGATTTAACTCAGGTTGTTTACCGGCAGGCTTCTCGAAAATTTGATATATCGTCTCTTCCTGTTGGCCATATTATTCAGGAAGAAGATGTTGCTTCCCGGACCATCAAAACGAAAAAGCCTATTTCAGAAGAAAGTGGAGCAGAGATATACGGTTTCCCTGTTTTAGAAACAAATTACCCGCTCTTTGACGAAGACAATCCTGACGAAATAGTCGCTTCTCTGGGAGTCATTATCCCCAAAAAAACAGCAGCACACCTGCGCATTATTTCAGGAAATCTTGAAGACGGCTTGTCTGCAATTTCTGCAGCGATTGAAGAGCTCGCAGCGGAGGCTACGAGTATTCACTCCAACGAACAAAATCTGAACAACAATATTAAGGAAATTATCGGCCTTTCTGAAGAAATTAATAAGGTTTCTGTTTTCATAAAAGAAATAGCGGACGAGACAAAAATGCTTGGTCTGAACGCAGCAATTGAGGCCGCCCGAGCCGGGGAATCAGGCAGAGGATTTGGTGTTGTGGCGGAAGAAATAAGAAAGCTTTCAGAACAATCTAAGAGCACTGTTCCCCGGATCCAGGAATTAACGGATACCATCAAAGCCAAAGTGAATGATGCTGGAGATATGAGTAAAAGTTCATTGCATGCCAGCCAGGAACAGGCCGCAGCAACGGAACAAGTCACAGCAAGCATTGAGGAAATTACCGCAATGTGCGGAGAATTAAATGAGATGGCAAAGACTTTATAA
- the hflX gene encoding GTPase HflX, with protein MLQVNGEIESIKNSILEKLNSFYTYQIPRDHLWTQELIEQLAEISSQVNKEIAVYADRKGRITDVSIGNHSTVKLAEVEQKRSLQRLSGTRCIHTHPKSSGLLSSMDISSLKQLNLDAMIAIGIRNNRAEDLYVGILSPTTIEEVNIFGPLSADIDDFALLFQNIEDADNILRKLPAEKAKTSERAILVGLQTRYSRDLYGISEAEVSFAELEELAKTAGALIVGHLMQKKEARDSSTIIGPGKLEELQQMIQTRQADLVIFDEELNGTQQRILEEKLGLKVLSRTGLILDIFAQHARSREGILQVELAQLEYRLPRLTGTGVALSRLGGGIGTRGPGETKLETDRRHIRSRIAHLRERLDDIRRQRGVLRGNRQKNNIPVLSIVGYTNAGKSTLLNALCGSDVLAEDKLFATLDPTTRKLPLNNGSTVLLSDTVGFIRRLPPNLLDAFKSTLEEVVLSDQILIVADAADPQVEDHIWIVDEILAELGAGSKPTLIVLNKVDRLHPDNRISLWRETRPVVEISALQRSGLEELKQAIEKELFSDHIRVSLEIPVSDGAALAWLYANTKVLEVVYDEQVTHVEAELAASLLSTVERYRVSAP; from the coding sequence TTGCTACAGGTTAACGGTGAAATAGAAAGTATAAAAAACAGTATTCTTGAAAAATTAAACAGTTTCTATACTTACCAAATCCCTAGAGACCATTTGTGGACACAGGAACTCATTGAACAACTTGCCGAAATCTCTTCGCAGGTGAACAAGGAAATTGCCGTGTATGCCGACCGCAAAGGCCGGATCACCGATGTCAGCATAGGAAATCACAGTACCGTGAAGCTGGCTGAAGTGGAGCAGAAACGCAGCCTGCAGCGCCTTTCGGGCACCCGCTGTATTCATACCCATCCCAAGAGCAGCGGTTTATTGTCTTCCATGGACATCAGTTCTCTGAAGCAGTTGAATCTCGATGCAATGATCGCCATCGGGATCCGGAATAACCGGGCTGAGGACCTTTATGTCGGCATTCTGTCACCCACGACCATTGAGGAGGTCAATATTTTCGGACCCCTTTCGGCTGATATAGATGACTTTGCGTTGCTCTTTCAAAATATCGAAGATGCCGACAATATACTCAGGAAATTGCCTGCAGAAAAAGCCAAAACAAGTGAACGTGCCATACTGGTTGGACTGCAGACACGGTACAGCAGAGACCTGTACGGAATCAGTGAAGCAGAAGTCTCGTTTGCCGAGCTTGAAGAGCTGGCCAAAACAGCCGGGGCCTTGATTGTTGGCCATTTAATGCAAAAAAAAGAAGCCCGCGATTCCTCAACGATCATCGGCCCGGGCAAGCTCGAAGAACTTCAGCAAATGATTCAGACACGCCAGGCTGATCTGGTTATCTTCGACGAAGAATTAAACGGCACCCAGCAGCGCATCCTCGAAGAAAAGCTGGGGTTGAAAGTTCTGTCCCGTACAGGCCTGATTCTGGATATATTCGCCCAGCATGCCCGTTCCAGGGAAGGAATCCTGCAAGTAGAGCTAGCCCAGCTCGAATATAGACTCCCCCGCCTGACAGGAACCGGTGTGGCGCTTTCCCGTCTTGGAGGCGGCATCGGAACAAGGGGACCGGGTGAAACAAAACTGGAAACCGACCGTCGTCATATCCGCTCCCGGATCGCTCATCTGAGAGAACGCCTTGACGATATCCGTAGACAACGCGGTGTTCTCCGCGGAAACCGCCAAAAAAACAATATCCCGGTTCTGTCCATTGTCGGTTATACCAATGCCGGGAAATCTACCCTTTTAAATGCGTTGTGCGGCTCGGATGTCTTGGCCGAGGACAAACTGTTTGCTACGCTTGATCCGACAACCCGCAAGCTTCCCTTAAATAACGGCAGTACGGTCCTGCTTTCCGATACGGTAGGCTTTATTCGAAGACTTCCGCCTAATTTGCTCGATGCCTTTAAATCAACCCTGGAGGAAGTCGTATTATCCGACCAGATTTTGATTGTGGCTGATGCTGCTGATCCTCAGGTCGAAGACCACATCTGGATTGTCGATGAAATCCTGGCAGAACTTGGTGCAGGCAGTAAACCGACCCTGATTGTCCTCAATAAAGTTGACCGTTTGCATCCGGACAACCGGATCAGCTTGTGGCGCGAAACTCGGCCTGTTGTAGAAATTTCTGCTTTGCAGAGGAGCGGGTTGGAAGAACTGAAGCAGGCCATCGAGAAAGAACTGTTCAGTGACCACATTCGGGTTAGTCTGGAAATTCCTGTTTCCGACGGAGCCGCATTGGCCTGGCTATATGCGAATACGAAAGTTCTTGAAGTCGTCTATGACGAACAAGTTACCCACGTCGAAGCGGAACTCGCCGCTTCCTTACTGAGCACTGTGGAGAGGTATAGAGTCTCTGCTCCATGA
- a CDS encoding LysE family translocator — protein MFSLSAVLLFITSSIVLILAPGPDIVFLITQGIAKGKKAGIFTSIGLTLGNSVHTLAAALGLSVIFKTSEVAFVLFKTCGALYLFYLAYKAIKHRNDPLTSGVDQQGSGHRGLLLRGFYMNAFNPKVALFFLAFLPQFVNSEFGSVPLQMIFLGLIFMGLVALIFGLIGYSAGSLGNWILKKPRFSMVMNIVSATIFGALGFKLLTSTR, from the coding sequence GTGTTTTCATTATCTGCGGTCCTGCTGTTTATTACCTCGTCCATTGTACTGATCCTGGCACCCGGTCCGGACATTGTATTTTTGATAACCCAGGGTATAGCCAAGGGAAAGAAGGCAGGCATTTTTACTTCAATCGGGCTGACGCTGGGTAATTCGGTTCATACGTTGGCCGCGGCGCTGGGGCTATCTGTCATATTCAAGACGTCAGAAGTCGCCTTTGTTCTGTTTAAAACCTGCGGGGCGCTTTATCTTTTTTATTTGGCATATAAAGCGATCAAACATCGGAATGACCCGCTGACTTCCGGTGTTGACCAACAAGGGTCCGGTCACCGCGGCCTGTTGCTGCGAGGTTTCTATATGAATGCTTTCAATCCGAAAGTTGCCCTTTTTTTCCTGGCATTCCTGCCTCAGTTTGTCAATTCTGAATTTGGCAGCGTTCCTTTGCAGATGATATTCTTAGGGCTTATCTTTATGGGGCTTGTTGCGCTGATTTTTGGGCTTATCGGTTACTCGGCCGGATCTCTAGGGAATTGGATTTTAAAGAAGCCCAGGTTTTCCATGGTTATGAACATTGTCTCGGCGACCATCTTTGGAGCACTCGGCTTTAAGCTTCTGACCAGCACAAGATAA
- a CDS encoding metallophosphoesterase produces MGIIGTTFFLYYERHSVAVTKYRVSIANLPKEFEGFTILHLTDLHSKRYGREQKTLLDLVHQFSFDMVALTGDFIDKDNADFTAGRELIQGLRPKPIFFVSGNHEWRYQFHIREPLINEGVHVLQNEAYTYSIGNSHIWIVGVNDPYTYRDDLRKATGRIFDQAPKILLAHAPDILTKAAGDDIELVLVGHTHGGQIRLPLLGAIYVPGQALFPKYDYGEFQYKNTSMIINCGLGESTHFPFRFCSRPEIVLVKLVS; encoded by the coding sequence ATGGGGATAATCGGAACCACCTTTTTTCTATATTACGAGCGGCATTCAGTTGCTGTAACCAAGTACCGCGTTTCGATTGCCAACTTACCCAAAGAATTTGAGGGATTCACGATTCTGCATCTGACGGATTTGCATAGCAAAAGATATGGCCGGGAGCAAAAGACCCTGCTTGATTTGGTCCATCAATTCAGCTTTGATATGGTCGCACTTACCGGTGATTTCATTGATAAAGATAATGCTGATTTCACCGCCGGCCGGGAATTGATTCAAGGGCTTCGTCCTAAACCGATTTTCTTTGTGTCGGGCAATCACGAATGGCGTTATCAGTTTCATATCCGGGAGCCTCTGATTAATGAGGGAGTGCATGTTCTTCAAAACGAGGCGTATACGTACAGCATCGGGAATTCCCATATCTGGATCGTCGGGGTCAATGATCCGTATACGTACAGGGATGACTTGCGTAAGGCCACAGGCCGGATATTCGATCAGGCCCCGAAAATACTGCTGGCTCATGCTCCCGATATTTTAACGAAAGCAGCCGGGGATGACATAGAATTGGTGCTTGTCGGGCATACGCATGGTGGACAAATTAGGCTGCCGCTGCTCGGGGCTATTTATGTTCCGGGACAAGCGTTGTTTCCAAAGTATGATTATGGAGAGTTTCAGTATAAAAACACAAGTATGATCATCAATTGCGGCTTAGGGGAAAGTACCCATTTCCCGTTCAGGTTTTGCAGCAGACCAGAAATTGTGCTGGTGAAACTAGTGAGTTGA
- a CDS encoding 1,4-dihydroxy-2-naphthoate polyprenyltransferase, producing the protein METKSSSSGAKMQSNRREVLWRLFRPHTLTASFIPVLIGSVLAWQIRDGLNWGLVAAMLIASILIQAATNMFNEYYDFIRGLDTAESVGIAGAITRDGIKAGTVLNLALVCLLIASLLGIYICSSSSWWLALIGLGCMAVGYLYTGGPYPIAYTPFGELLAGLFMGSGIILIAYFVQTGSINWDVFLISVPNLILIGAIMMSNNIRDRQGDQLNGRHTLAILLGHRRAVQFMAGMFLVANLWVVVLTLAGVLPVWALLVLLSIPNALQALNGFRNKKFPAEMMPGMKSVAQTNTLFGILLTIGLLIEVAVSQL; encoded by the coding sequence ATGGAAACGAAATCATCCTCTTCGGGGGCCAAGATGCAATCAAACCGCAGGGAGGTTTTATGGCGGCTGTTTCGTCCGCACACCCTTACGGCCTCATTCATACCGGTTCTGATTGGTTCGGTACTGGCTTGGCAGATTAGAGACGGCTTAAACTGGGGACTGGTAGCGGCAATGCTGATTGCTTCAATCTTAATCCAGGCAGCCACGAATATGTTTAATGAGTATTACGATTTTATCCGGGGACTGGATACAGCGGAATCCGTTGGCATCGCCGGTGCAATCACCAGGGACGGAATAAAAGCAGGGACAGTTCTAAATCTGGCTTTGGTTTGTTTGCTGATTGCATCACTGCTGGGTATTTACATCTGCAGTAGCAGCAGTTGGTGGCTGGCCCTGATTGGCCTGGGCTGTATGGCTGTCGGTTATTTGTACACAGGTGGGCCTTACCCGATTGCCTACACCCCTTTTGGAGAATTGCTGGCCGGGCTCTTTATGGGATCAGGAATTATTTTGATTGCCTATTTTGTTCAGACCGGCAGCATTAACTGGGACGTCTTTTTAATTTCTGTTCCGAATCTGATTCTAATCGGAGCAATCATGATGTCCAACAACATACGTGACCGGCAAGGGGATCAGCTGAACGGGCGTCATACACTCGCCATTCTGTTGGGACACCGCAGGGCTGTACAATTCATGGCGGGAATGTTCCTGGTGGCCAATCTTTGGGTAGTTGTACTTACCCTGGCAGGCGTTCTGCCTGTCTGGGCACTATTGGTCCTGCTGAGTATTCCGAATGCTCTTCAGGCCTTGAACGGATTCCGCAATAAAAAATTCCCGGCTGAAATGATGCCGGGAATGAAAAGTGTGGCTCAGACCAATACACTTTTTGGGATTCTGCTTACCATTGGTTTGTTAATTGAAGTAGCCGTAAGTCAACTGTAA
- the secA2 gene encoding accessory Sec system translocase SecA2, with translation MFKSLTDRLNPAGFKAKMEQISRFMRQREYALTYNLKAYDAILKQIEQYRLAQADEKQIKEIGKRLEFRAASGSSLDLLLPEAFALAREASRRVLGLFPFTEQLVAGIVLHEGKIAEMQTGEGKTLSAVMPAYLNALAGRGVHILTFSDYLAARDASWMGPVYELLGLSVGCVREGMALTERQKAYSADITYVSAKEAGFDYLRDCLCLEQQELVQRPFHYAIIDEADSILIDEARIPLVIAGEMSGGREDLSHLAGLVKELRLFLDFELNQNGNHVFLTDSGLQHVERMLNKSNLYQAQDLQLLARINCALHAEVLLKRDTDYILRNDRIELIDPYTGRIADKRHWPEDIQAAVEAKEGINSGKNGMILGSVTLQHFLSLYPKISGMTGTAVTSTGEFNEFYGMEVVVIPTHRPCIRIDHPDWIFTSRETKQKALLEEINRVHLRGRPILVGTGSVAESESLAADLRQAGIACRILNAKNDEMEAGIIAQAGEPGAVTVSTNMAGRGIDIKLGGAREEQKEKVMTAKGLYVIGTSLFESRRVNNQLRGRAGRQGEPGESRFFISLEDELIKNYQLARFIPQDHCPQDQEGPVSDPVVRLEITRGIRMIEGYHEDIRRQLWEYSSMIEHQRRIVVEKRFRILRDETVLNHLQLQATERYLSLSEKYGTKLMQKIEKQLTLHYLDKCWAEYLAYISDVRESIYLVALGKKNPLTEFNRIAMEGFRELSDRIETEIVSAFHIIQVDHNGIVHEEEVLQTPSVTWTYLLNENGNNFL, from the coding sequence ATGTTTAAATCTCTTACGGATAGACTTAATCCAGCCGGATTCAAAGCGAAGATGGAACAAATCAGCCGATTTATGAGGCAGCGGGAGTATGCGCTGACCTATAATTTGAAAGCCTATGATGCCATACTGAAACAGATCGAACAGTACCGACTTGCTCAGGCAGACGAGAAGCAAATAAAAGAAATCGGGAAACGTTTAGAATTCCGGGCCGCAAGCGGAAGTTCGCTTGATTTGCTGTTGCCGGAAGCTTTTGCGCTGGCCAGGGAGGCATCACGCCGGGTCTTGGGCCTGTTTCCTTTTACGGAACAACTGGTTGCGGGGATTGTATTGCATGAGGGGAAAATTGCTGAGATGCAGACTGGAGAAGGTAAGACCCTGTCAGCAGTCATGCCGGCTTATCTGAATGCTTTAGCCGGAAGAGGTGTACATATCCTCACATTCAGCGATTATCTGGCAGCCCGTGATGCCAGCTGGATGGGACCGGTCTATGAACTTCTTGGACTGTCGGTTGGATGTGTCAGGGAAGGTATGGCTTTAACGGAACGGCAAAAGGCTTATTCGGCGGATATTACCTATGTCTCGGCTAAAGAAGCCGGTTTTGATTATCTGCGAGATTGCCTTTGTTTGGAGCAGCAGGAGCTGGTTCAGCGCCCGTTTCATTATGCAATTATTGACGAGGCCGATTCAATTTTAATTGATGAAGCACGGATTCCGCTGGTGATTGCCGGAGAAATGAGCGGGGGCAGAGAGGATCTGTCCCACCTCGCCGGACTGGTGAAAGAATTGCGGCTTTTCCTGGATTTTGAATTGAACCAGAACGGCAATCATGTCTTTTTAACTGACAGCGGACTTCAGCATGTAGAAAGAATGCTGAACAAAAGTAATCTTTACCAGGCCCAAGATCTTCAGTTGCTGGCTAGGATAAACTGCGCGTTGCATGCAGAGGTCTTGCTCAAAAGGGATACGGACTATATTCTCCGAAACGACAGGATCGAACTGATCGATCCATATACGGGACGTATTGCCGACAAACGCCACTGGCCCGAGGACATTCAGGCAGCCGTGGAGGCCAAAGAAGGTATAAATTCGGGGAAGAATGGGATGATTTTGGGATCAGTCACGCTGCAGCATTTTTTAAGCTTATACCCGAAGATTTCCGGAATGACAGGAACGGCCGTAACCTCAACCGGTGAATTCAACGAATTTTACGGCATGGAAGTTGTTGTCATTCCCACCCATAGGCCGTGTATCCGTATAGATCATCCAGACTGGATATTTACAAGCCGGGAAACCAAGCAAAAAGCATTGCTCGAAGAGATTAACAGGGTACATCTCCGGGGCAGGCCTATACTGGTCGGAACAGGAAGCGTCGCAGAGTCGGAGTCTTTGGCGGCTGACCTCCGTCAGGCGGGAATCGCATGCAGGATCTTAAATGCCAAAAACGATGAAATGGAAGCCGGAATCATTGCGCAGGCCGGAGAACCAGGAGCAGTTACGGTTTCCACGAATATGGCCGGCAGAGGTATCGATATCAAGCTGGGCGGAGCCAGGGAAGAACAAAAAGAAAAAGTGATGACTGCCAAAGGCTTATATGTCATCGGAACAAGTCTTTTTGAAAGCCGCAGGGTGAACAATCAACTCAGGGGAAGAGCTGGAAGACAGGGTGAACCGGGAGAAAGCAGATTCTTTATCAGTCTGGAAGATGAACTGATCAAGAATTATCAGCTTGCCCGCTTTATTCCGCAAGACCATTGTCCTCAGGATCAGGAAGGTCCCGTTTCAGATCCTGTTGTCAGACTCGAAATAACGAGAGGAATCAGAATGATTGAGGGATATCATGAAGATATCCGGAGACAGTTGTGGGAGTATTCTTCGATGATTGAGCACCAGCGGCGGATCGTTGTTGAGAAAAGATTTCGGATCCTAAGAGATGAAACGGTGTTGAATCATTTGCAGCTTCAAGCTACGGAAAGATATCTGTCTTTGTCTGAGAAATATGGAACAAAGCTTATGCAAAAAATTGAAAAACAGCTTACGCTTCATTATCTGGATAAATGCTGGGCGGAATATCTTGCCTATATCTCCGATGTCCGGGAGAGCATTTATTTGGTAGCGCTGGGCAAAAAAAATCCGCTGACGGAGTTTAACCGCATTGCTATGGAAGGCTTTCGAGAATTGTCCGATAGAATTGAGACGGAAATTGTCAGTGCGTTTCATATCATTCAAGTTGATCACAACGGAATTGTGCACGAAGAAGAAGTCCTGCAAACTCCTTCAGTAACCTGGACTTATCTTCTGAATGAGAACGGGAACAACTTTTTATGA